AAATgtgtaaatgaaaaatgaagagttgtgattttttttgaaaagttgtgattttaataaaaaaaaattgtgacttttacgaGGAGTTGTAACTTCTAGAAAAGTTGACACTTTTacgaaagattgtgacttttcgaaagattgtgattttttcaaagGATTGTGAAATTTCTGGTAAGGTACAACAAGAACATTTTCACACTACCATTTGTTGTCTATAATAAAggaattttctctcattttaatagAGCCAATTTTCCAGACTTCTTCTTTTACTACTAAATTTAGTATTCTAAGTCTATTTCACTGTCGTTGAGTGGTTCACTACACATCGTGGTTGTAGGTAACGCTTCACCGGTGAGTAAGATCGTTCTATCCTGTGAATCTAGTAAACTCGGGTACTTGAgagaaataatttccttaagggggcACTGCACTTTCAGTGGGATCgattttcttctttgaaaaaaatattttgttcattgtTTCTAATTTGATTCTGATTCTATTTTCTCTACTAgtttaaattttctaattttaaaaatgctCTTTAAACTTTGTTATTTCTTACCAAgttctttaaaattttgttttaaatatgtcATAAGTTGaacgaaaaaataataatgagaaaCAATTCACTCTATTGATGAAACATACATGAATTCTAGTTAATATTTGGTGATAAAGCTGTTGCTCATAACTGTAACTTTAGTTGCTCCTAAATTATATGTTCCATTGTTTGTCATTCCAAAATGGTTTTATATTGAATCGTCGATTGActgaatttgaaaattatatatatatatatatatataNNNNNNNNNNNNNNNNNNNNNNNNNNNNNNNNNNNNNNNNNNNNNNNNNNNNNNNNNNNNNNNNNNNNNNNNNNNNNNNNNNNNNNNNNNNNNNNNNNNNNNNNNNNNNNNNNNNNNNNNNNNNNNNNNNNNNNNNNNNNNNNNNNNNNNNNNNNNNNNNNNNNNNNNNNNNNNNNNNNNNNNNNNNNNNNNNNNNNNNNNNNNNNNNNNNNNNNNNNNNNNNNNNNNNNNNNNNNNNNNNNNNNNNNNNNNNNNNNNNNNNNNNNNNNNNNNNNNNNNNNNNNNNNNNNNNNNNNNNNNNNNNNNNNNNNNNNNNNNNNNNNNNNNNNNNNNNNNNNNNNNNNNNNNNNNNNNNNNNNNNNNNNNNNNNNNNNNNNNNNNNNNNNNNNNNNNNNNNNNNNNNNNNNNNNNNNNNNNNNNNNNNNNNNNNNNNNNNNNNNNNNNNNNNNNNNNNNNNNNNNNNNNNNNNNNNNNNNNNNNNNNNNNNNNNNNNNNNNNNNNNNNNNNNNNNNNNNNNNNNNNNNNNNNNNNNNNNNNNNNNNNNNNNNNNNNNNNNNNNNNNNNNNNNNNNNNNNNNNNNNNNNNNNNNNNNNNNNNNNNNNNNNNNNNNNNNNNNNNNNNNNNNNNNNNNNNNNNNNNNNNNNNNNNNNNNNNNNNNNNNNNNNNNNNNNNNNNNNNNNNNNNNNNNNNNNNNNNNNNNNNNNNNNNNNNNNNNNNNNNNNNNNNNNNNNNNNNNNNNNNNNNNNNNNNNNNNNNNNNNNNNNNNNNNNNNNNNNNNNNNNNNNNNNNNNNNNNNNNNNNNNNNNNNNNNNNNNNNNNNNNNNNNNNNNNNNNNNNNNNNNNNNNNNNNNNNNNNNNNNNNNNNNNNNNNNNNNNNNNNNNNNNNNNNNNNNNNNNNNNNNNNNNNNNNNNNNNNNNNNNNNNNNNNNNNNNNNNNNNNNNNNNNNNNNNNNNNNNNNNNNNNNNNNNNNNNNNNNNNNNNNNNNNNNNNNNNNNNNNNNNNNNNNNNNNNNNNNNNNNNNNNNNNNNNNNNNNNNNNNNNNNNNNNNNNNNNNNNNNNNNNNNNNNNNNNNNNNNNNNNNNNNNNNNNNNNNNNNNNNNNNNNNNNNNNNNNNNNNNNNNNNNNNNNNNNNNATTGTGCCTTTGCCATGGGATTAGTACTTGTGCTTGATCAAAtccaagttgatgattttgCTGAAAATCGGGTCGATGCCGACCCAATTATCACAGACGATCccaatttttcttcttaatttttctctatgaaagagttttaaattatatatatttgtttatagTTTTGAACTCTTTGAAAAATCAATCTGTTCCTTTTTGtctttaatgttaaaaaaagaATCCTACTAACTGAAAAATCAATCtgttcttttttgaaattttttatcatgtatcagtgattaatttcaataactgcgccatcaagtgtgcttgctgatacattttgaatcagtgtgtatagtgttttagaCGATGCTTTGATACATGAAGTGTTTgctgatacattttgaatcagtgtgcttgctgatacattttgaatccatcaagtgtgtatagtgttttagatgatgcattgatacattttgaatccatcaagtgtgcttgctgatacattttgaatccgtgtgtatagtgttttagacgatgcattgatacatgaatttgttgtgtatcataatGTTTTCTATGTATTTTCgattttgaaaattgtattcaaaatagataatataatctttgattttcaaaatttgaaattaatattcaattacGTGCTAATTTAATGCTGATTAATGACCTGTTACCGTAACTTAAGCTATTTTAGTTAACAAGTTTAAATGTACcattttttccccatttttttcttaacagtttaaatttaccatgtatcatttaccatgtatcactagagtctaaagtatcacgacacaaaaattttaagaaatttttagtaaatactaaatttatcGGGACAgagtgtaattattgaattacactatgagattccttaaatttttacgtTTTAATCATACGTACTGTCAATCATCTAAACAAAAAGGAGATTATCGTCCATTAGagagtgaaaaagaaaagattacaCATGGCAATACGAAATGAtgcaaagaaatatatatagtaatatttattaattattataccTATAGTTGACATCAATAAATgcatataataaaatgaaattggGAGGAGTCATATTGTGAATTATTGTGGTACcaaaaatgtttttatatttaattgactcGTGATTTTTATTACAACGTGCTTTAATCTAAAGTTTTTTCCCATCCCTGGGTCCCACCACCCCTTTTAGATTCacattttttgaatattcttttaagaaattaaaatttatttaaaacccTTGAATTGAATCTATCATCTCCTATATGCACTTGTTCACCTCttttaaatgaagaaaaaatcatcaaattttaaaattactcttatgtattcaaattttaatttcaaatacaaattagagaaaattgtataactaattatttttttccttatcgTGAATGTGAACAAGCTACAAAATGAAAATGTTGATACTTCATctcgtctcaatttatgtgacttacaatttttttaatcagtttaaaaaagaatgacacatttttatattaagttgtaatttaactataaaatatttatatgaaatgatttataacCACATAAATTTTTGTGATTCATTTTGGACACAAGTTTTAAAAATCTTCATATCTTATTTAAACTTTTTCTCGAGTCAAACTACCTCACATAAAATGGAACGACGGGAGTATAAAAAAATCCAAGTGTAACACTTGATATATGTATCTTTATGGTCTATCTAAGCAATTGACTTATTGTTATTTGGGCAAGAGTGTGTACTTTTTCAAATTGCTATGATATTTTGagggcataatacataaatgtgttaattaatttggtttgaatcatatttatgttctttaattttgggtgtgcacaagtagacacttaaacttatataaaattgaacagatagacacacatgtcatacatgtcattttttgtcctacgtgtatcgtgtcatgtaggactcctgtgtttatttattcaaaagttggatagttaaaatGTCTGTTTGTACTTTATGAaagttcaaaatcaaaattaaaaatttagggttcaatatatgtattatgcctattcttttacttgtcattttgtatcaagaaaagataaaaacaaaatcataccTTATCCTTAACAATAAGAACTTGTTTGtgaattatttttgaagatttaatacttaaaaattaattaatacatatattgtaataaaatactcatattaatagtttttaaaggacatgtaaaaattaaaatgaagggAGACCGTAATTTTTTATTAGGAACTGAAGTTTTCGGGTATGTTACTACATCCAttactctaaaaataaaatgtatatttttattattcaataCAATAAATTTTCCATTTAAAATTGTCTTGAtctaaaaataatgtatattttttaaaaataaattgtgattttatttattagtcCTGCTAAGTAAATACaagacaatttaaaataaaactgGGGGAGGGAGTATCTAATTTGTACACATTTCTACTCATTATGGACAAATAACAGAAGGCAGACTCGCAATTTATGGCTCCAAACTTAGaggaattaaaaataattacatatcaaAAGTTATGCTCGAAATTACTCTTTGGGTCCAATAataattattcatcattaacTCGACACACCGTTTAAGAACAATAGATAATAAGAGTAATATTATTTCTGTCCACTTTTAATTTTCATAGTCTCCTTTTCTTgagttaaatataaaaattttaactaacattttatgatatattttttaatcatattgatatgtataaaattgcaatttatagtattttttgtatctaattttttttaaaatataaaattaatttaatctaatttaactttgaaaattagtcaaattgatttttgaaaaacgtaaaaaaacaaaaaaaaaatagacgaATGGTCACCCCTTGAATATATTACATTTAAatatactttgaaaaatatattagataTTAGATATTAAATAGTAGAATTTAATATCAAAAAtagaataaacataaaaaataaattatctttttattttttaaattgagcGTGTATTATTGAATAACTATTTTTTTGGGTAATGAACGAATAAAAATAGagattaataaaagaaaaaaggaaaacgAGAGAGAGACTTTTTTTTAATCGCAAAAGTCAAGTTTCCTTAATGTgatgataataattattaaaacatGGTTgacttattatatttattaaatttatccACCAAAAGGGTATAATTGGCATATCAAAACTTGGTGGCTCCATATAAATACAGGAGTTAAATGCCCTATGTAGGACACACAACTCTTTTAATTGCAAAAGTCAAGTTTCCTTAGTTCCTCACTCTTTGGAGTACCtaagttttcttttcttttttccaaaaAGGATTCGTGAGATTTTAGTCGATAGTCTGTCTTATTTTTAAGGTTATTAATTTCAGACTTCACTTATTAGAATTATGGCGGTTAAATGTGAATCATCGCCGATGCATGCTACCTCTAGCGGATTACTACAAGGTGATAATCCGTTGCATTATTCACTCCCTTTGGTAATTGTACAAATATGTTTGGTGCTTGTACTCACCCGAGTCCTCGCCTATCTTCTCCGCCCACTAAGACAACCGCGTGTTGTTGCTGAAATTATCGtaagtttttcttcttttacatTTTGTCCTCTTTCTCACAGCTTAAGCCAATATGTTTACACCCTCCTTCTTGATCTAAGATAATATTTgctgattaatttattttatattacacTTTTATTATTGAAGATATGAAGCTCCTCTTAACAAATTAATCATTATTGTTGCCTCCACGTTCAAAGGACTAATTTGGCGTAGAATTATTCGCACTCATGCAACTAGAggtttcttatttttaataaaaataattaaaaagccCACCTTCATTAAGAACGTACATATTActccattttattatttattctttattgtttCTTTTCTAACGTACCTCGGGTAGGATTTAGCCTGGCTGTTTCTAACCAACTCTTTGGAATATGTAGTCtagaaacatattttatatataaaaatcatagtatccaaaattaatttacttattgcacatcatatatatttatattgactTTGTAGCATGGacttataatatatagtataaaTCAGTTCTATAATAGAGGAGATTCTTCAGATCCCTCTGAATCAATTGTGAAAAgtacatttaattaaaaatgaagggAGTAGTTAAGGTTGATAAATGAAAGAACcaatttttaaaacaataaaacttaGGTTTaacttttttgataattttttaatcttgataaGTGTAATTTTCTTTTGCTTTGATTGCTAATATTGATCAAGTATACACGTCGATATTTCAAggagtcaattttttttcttaatgatATATGGTTTCATAACTTTATCCTAAAACATCATTCCTCTTTTAGTGTCAGCAGcagattcaaaatttgaagctaTTGAATTTAAAATGAGTGATATCTTATtagaaatatacaattgaaattaaattaatatcgTATACTTGTATTTAAACCAAAACCAACATGCATGTTGATCAAGTGATCAACTCGTAGTACGTGTATTgacaattgatttttttctttttttggtaggGAGGTATTTTACTAGGTCCATCCGCGCTTGGACGTAACAAAAATTATCTACACGCGATATTTCCACCAAGTAGCCTCCCAGTGTTGGACACATTGGCTAATCTTGGtctcttattctttctttttctcgTTGGGACTGAGTTAGACCCAAGATCTCTTCGTCGAACCGGAAAAAAAGCATTATGTATTGCCCTTGCTGGTATCACTCTCCCTTTTGTATTGGGAATTGGGACATCTTTTGCTCTTCGATCCACAATTGCCCAAGGGGTTAATCAAGCCCCTTTTCTAGTCTTTATGGGAGTTGCCCTTTCTATCACTGCCTTCCCTGTCTTAGCACGTATTTTAGCTGAACTTAAGCTATTAACAACTGATGTTGGTCGAATGGCTATGTCTGCGGCGGCGGTTAATGACGTGGCAGCATGGATTCTACTAGCTCTTGCTATTGCACTTTCAGGTTAGAATTAGAATCatatgcaacttttttttttattttgaagaaatataaatatttaaattctgaattcgCATCTGTTATGTTATGTTGTAGGATCGGGGTCTCCAATTGTTTCTTTGTGGGTCCTGTTGAGTGGGTCAGGTTTTATCCTTCTTTGTATATTGATTGCACCTAGAATATTCAATTGGATGGCAAAGCAATGTCCTGAGGGAGAGCCGGTGAATGAGTTGTATGTTTGTGCAACATTGGCGATTGTTTTGGCCGCGGGATTTGCCACTGATGCTATTGGAATTCATGCTTTATTTGGGGCTTTTGTGGTTGGTGTTCTTGTACCAAAAGAAGGGCCATTTGCTGGTGCTTTAGTGGAAAAAGTGGAGGATTTGGTATCAGGGTTATTCCTACCGTTATACTTTGTGTCTAGTGGATTGAAAACAAACGTAGCTACTATTCAAGGTGCTCAATCTTGGGGTCTTCTTGTTTTAGTTATAGCTACGTCTTGTTTTGGGAAAATTGCTGGTACTGTTTGTGTATCTCTCATGTGCAAGTTATCTGTTCAAGAATCGTTAGCACTCGGTTTCTTGATGAATACTAAAGGACTAGTCGAACTCATTGTCCTTAACATTGGCAAAGATAAAGGGGTAAGCTTTTTTTTCCATTCTTTCGTTTCAATAATAACCTTCATGACATGCTTTTATAGTAACTAAACGATATGTTTTGTTTTGTAGGTATTGAATGATCAAATATTTGCCATTATGGTGTTGATGGCACTCTTCACAACATTCATGACAACACCACTAGTTATAGCAACCTACAAGCCAGCCAAAATGGCTGTAACAGAGTACAAAAACAGAACCATAATGAGGAAAGACACAAGCAAGCAACTCCGAATCTTGACATGTTTCCACGGCACAAGAAACATTCCCACACTCATAAATCTCATCGAAGCTACTCGAGGAACAGACAAAAAAGAAGGACTCCGCGTCTACGCAATGCACCTCTTGGAGCTCACCGAAAGACCCTCAGCAATTCTAATGGTACACAAGGCCCGAAAAAACGGACTCCCCTTATGGAATAAAGAGAAAGCAGGCGAATCAAACCAAGTCATTGTCGCATTTGAGACGTTTGGACAACTCAGTAAGGTGTCGATAAGACCAAACACCGCAATCTCTCCTATGTCTAGTATGCACGAAGACATAATTGCTAGCGCGGAGAGAAAAAGAGTCTCGATGATCATTGTACCATTCCACAAACATCAGAGATTGGATGGACATTTCGAAACAACTCGTGCTGATCTGAGAAACGTGAATAGAAGAGTCCTCGAACACGCACCGTGTTCAGTTGGAATCATAATTGATCGAGGGCTCGGTGGGGCATCTCATGTATCCGCTAGTGAAGTTAACTATTCGGTCCTGGTTTTATTTTTCGGGGGCCATGATGACCGCGAAGCGCTTGCCTACGGCATGCGCGTCGCAGAGCACCCTGGCATTACATTAAACGTGGTCCGTTTCATAATTGATCCAGCTGTTATTGGGGCCAGTGTCCACGTGGACATTGTTCAGAACTCCAGTCCTGTACCGGCGTCACAAGAGGACGAGATTTTTCTTTCTGATATGAAACAGAAATCAAGCGGTGACAGTTCTATTGTTTTCCAAGACAGTATTGTCAAGAATGTAAGAGAAACTACTGAAGTTATTCGCGgatttaaaaaatgtaatttgtttATAGTCGGGAGGATGTCTGAGGGACAACTGGTTTCGGCATTTGATTCAAAAAGTCATCATTGTCCAGAATTGGGGCCGTTGGGGAACTTGTTGATTTCCGGTGAGATTTCAACATCGGCATCAGTGTTAGTTGTGCAGCAATATCGAAGCGAGTTACCGCAAGAATCACTAAGGTCGTTGAGGGCTGGAGATTCATCAAGGGTTGGATCATCAAGAATTGGACATTCAGCAAAAGGAGTTGATGGTGATGAAGAAGTAactgaaatttaatttttctgtaCACAGGGGTAAATAAGGTATTTATCAAATAACATTAGGTTAAAATCATGTATATAATGTTGCTTAACCTATGGAtcgtttttaatttttaattatggtGTGTTATTGTTGTAACGCAAAGCGTATGTATCAAGTTAATTGAAGTTCTTGCCTCCTTGCATAATATTCTTATCCCAtccgttttaaaaagaattatcttCTTTTCtgtttagtttgtttaaaaaaaatttgaccttttttcttttttcggtaacaacttttcacgtgacatgtttaaggctATAAGATTAAAGGaaatttttgtacatttgacataacttttaTTCAGGATCACATgatcaaaagtctttttttattttcttaaactccgtgccaaGTCAAATAGATCTTCTTTgtgaaacagagggagtaataTTTTACATCGGTAGCTAGCttgctagcttttggggtgtgagttaagTACATATAAGACCTAATTCAACATAGTATCAGATGAAGGTCCATCTCACCCAATGTTGGGTTGTTAAAGCAAAAAGTCTCACATTGATGATTAATGAGATGAGTGAACTCTTTGTAAGGGTTTGAcgatcctcctccctttgaacTTGCTTTTTATgatgtgagttaggcctaagacctaatttaacactaactttgtattttttttttttaatagaaaagtATGCTTTGATCATTTTTGAGTGTGTGAATTATGATCGTTTCATCTTAAAAATCAAGATGTTAGATAGagcataattttattatttagttgtATTATCGATGGGtaaaacatttaatattatattaatgatTAAGTGTACAATCATTACATTTAAAAGattattcttttataaaaacatatttttattaatttaattatattatcttaTGATATGATACACTTTCCTTTTGTCTAATAAAAGTTGGAAATGTTCCTCCATTACAAGATAATCTTAATTTCCTTAAAAAGGAACATATACTTTAATGAATCAATGCAATCAGTTAgttacattaatttattttgattaagtCAACTCACGTTACACAAACAACTAGTACTATCATTTTTAGCCTTTATAGGTATCAGATTCACTATTTGCTcgtttttaaattatattaagagATTTTTATGTCAGCATGTTAATGGGTCAGTTTAGATCAgttattgattaaaattattagattaatttagttgatttttaagttttcaaatcaaatcaaaacctGCAGTATACATTATCGATTTTGGTTTGGTTTAATTCGATTGTTGAATGCTTCTAAAAACAATGATTCTTTCATAATGAAGAGAAAAAAGTGATAACAATccattgaaaatgaaaaatagtcAGAATAATTAACATTATAAAACTTTTCGTCACTAAATTTTATTGAGAATGAAGCTTCAAAATTTATAACCATTTTGGTTTAGAAGGAACTAGGAAGAGATAATGACATTTCTAGTCCTACAAAAATTGACATTGACACTCATATACATGAAATCAATAAGATAAATATTCTCGTCTTATaaatttttgctttttttttttgcttcgaAATTGAAaggattttatatattaaaaagtagGTTCATCCATACAAAAAGGAACTGATCTAAACGATATAGTTCCATTCGTCGTATCTCCTTCAAGAGCTTTTAGTGTAAAGGAAGGAGATGCCTCAAAAACAAACAACTTGTTCATagatagattaaaaataaaattagatgaaacatatataagatctttaaaattatttgtaaaaattatatattatgtttggataataataaaatatatgtatattactTTTCAGTTCAAATTTTTCTAACAAAACCAAATCCAAACCAAAACTATAggttttaaaaattgtaaaaccaaatcaaacaaaacccaaataaaattaatttatttaattaatttggatCGATTTTTATCCAAATCGCGAACACCCCTATTTATATGTGtagagaaaaatataaagctctctttaattaattgttgttaaaaaCCCAAATCATTGGTTTAAATCGAGTGAAATGGATATATAGTAAgaattaattcataatatatacatcGACTACATTGTGATTAATTGATCTTTAGATGTTCTAATTGTTATTTAATAACGTGTAGAAGAGTAAATTGATGGACTCAATATTATGTAAAACAAACGACCTTTTTAGTTCAATATTTGCAAATATTTGTGGTCTAATTTCAGTAACCTAGACAAATTTGTTATGTCTGCTTAatttggagttgatcaaatttcattttgaacATTAAAATAGCACAATTTTAGTAATATTACTTGAATAACGTCATACAAAATCATATGTCGAAAGCAAAAGATCGGTAATGAGAACACCACTAATCCATTATTGTATTGTGGGATCCcttgtattatttataatgatgaaaagacaacttttttttcctttcattataaATATAGCAActttaagggtgtgtttggtacgaaggaaaatgttttccatggaaaatgtttttctggaaaacaagtagattttggacttattttctcatgtttggttggtgagtagaaaatatttttcagaaatgattttttagtgttttatttatgaatgaaaaatatctttgatttttactagagtagaaaataatttatgaaaattgaaaatattttttaaaaataatttttttggggtggggtggtgggggtgggggtagtGAGGGGAGGCAGGAGGAGGGGGtaggagtgaaaaaataaaaatttgaagttgatagtatttttaaaaagcaaaattaatttttttggggggttNNNNNNNNNNNNNNNNNNNNNNNNNNNNNNNNNNNNNNNNNNNNNNNNNNNNNNNNNNNNNNNNNNNNNNNNNNNNNNNNNNNNNNNNNNNNNNNNNNNNNNNNNNNNNNNNNNNNNNNNNNNNNNNNNNNNNNNNNNNNNNNNNNNNNNNNNNNNNNNNNNNNNNNNNNNNNNNNNNNNNNNNNNNNNNNNNNNNNNNNNNNNNNNNNNNNNNNNNNNNNNNNNNNNNNNNNNNNNNNNNNNNNNNNNNNNNNNNNNNNNNNNNNNNNNNNNNNNNNNNNNNNNNNNNNNNNNNNNNNNNNNNNNNNNNNNNNNNNNNNNNNNNNNNNNNNNNNNNNNNNNNNNNNNNNNNNNNNNNNNNNNNNNNNNNNNNNNNNNNNAggagtttaaaataaaaatttgaagttgaaaaaattattaaaaagcaaaattaattttttggggagGGGGTTGGGGTTGGGGGAGGGGAGGGTGGTCAGGGAttgagtgaaaaaataaaattttgatattgaaaatatttttatttttttaaaattgatgtttttccaaaaaaaaatgtaatttgaaattggaggagagatttgaaaaatgttttccttaatttttgaagtgaagtcattttccttaattttgaggaaaatgagttgatttggaaaacattttccaaaacttttgccgcagccaaacatgagaaaattggaaaacattttccagaaaatattttccttcataccaaacacactctaagtTGGCTTTAACGaggaaaaaacaaatttaattatttttcaatggGTGTCTAGTTTAACCACGTGACAATTTAGTCCCTTTAATTAGCACCTAATTAAGACTACGATCTGTGACCTATTGGTTGAGAATCATGCGgcctcatatttatttattagcaGACATAAAAATACTAGATGATCTTAATATATCTTAAtcttattgaataaaattataatacacGTAGAATCGATCGAGTTACACGCTAGCTAATCCGAACAAAAAATACAACTTATTCCGTTTTAAGTTCCACTTTACTGTATACTCTTTAAATCCAAACGCCATTTGATAACAATCATTATCCCTATTTAATATGTATTTCCCAAACTATAGGGGGCATTTATAGTTGTAACATTTAACAAAGCCCAATAATAGAGATAAAGTCCACACATTATATAAGCACCAATAATATGCTTACGTCTCAAATCAATTACGTATTccaacttctttttttctcttttttcaacaccaaatttgtataaaaataataaatttccaTTAAATAAGGAGTTAGACCTGCGATATATACAAATTAAGGATGCAATTAGACAGGCCATTGACAAATTCAATATTTGATCaatgaaatgttttattttaaatgtattacataaaaaaaaaattgtcattaaCACGTGGCCGACAATGTGATCTATTAATTTCTAATATCTTTAACCGACTAATTTTGAcataaaaacttcaaaattaGAGGATAATGATGTTTAACGAATTTCCTATTAGAAAGTGATTACAAACTTTATATAAGTAAAGAATGATTAGATTCAGTAAATCTAATGATTAAGAGGTGTACAAATTTGGCTTGGAGAAAATCCagggtgaattaatttaaattattgacTATTGTAATTTAAAGTATATATAGTCATtcgattatatattttttttctttcttaaaattgAAAGTAGGGGGAGAGTATATGAGTTATGGAATCGAATTTCAAGGTGAAAAGTTACGTAGACAACCAACAATCAACTGAGTTACTAAAAAATTGTTTGTCACTCGATCATTGAGCTATGCGTCATTGACAAGTATCCAAAAAACATATGCCATCAGATCATTAATTGATATTCTTTGTAAATAAGCTAGTGCAGAAAGCTAG
This window of the Solanum pennellii chromosome 2, SPENNV200 genome carries:
- the LOC107009600 gene encoding cation/H(+) antiporter 18-like, whose translation is MAVKCESSPMHATSSGLLQGDNPLHYSLPLVIVQICLVLVLTRVLAYLLRPLRQPRVVAEIIGGILLGPSALGRNKNYLHAIFPPSSLPVLDTLANLGLLFFLFLVGTELDPRSLRRTGKKALCIALAGITLPFVLGIGTSFALRSTIAQGVNQAPFLVFMGVALSITAFPVLARILAELKLLTTDVGRMAMSAAAVNDVAAWILLALAIALSGSGSPIVSLWVLLSGSGFILLCILIAPRIFNWMAKQCPEGEPVNELYVCATLAIVLAAGFATDAIGIHALFGAFVVGVLVPKEGPFAGALVEKVEDLVSGLFLPLYFVSSGLKTNVATIQGAQSWGLLVLVIATSCFGKIAGTVCVSLMCKLSVQESLALGFLMNTKGLVELIVLNIGKDKGVLNDQIFAIMVLMALFTTFMTTPLVIATYKPAKMAVTEYKNRTIMRKDTSKQLRILTCFHGTRNIPTLINLIEATRGTDKKEGLRVYAMHLLELTERPSAILMVHKARKNGLPLWNKEKAGESNQVIVAFETFGQLSKVSIRPNTAISPMSSMHEDIIASAERKRVSMIIVPFHKHQRLDGHFETTRADLRNVNRRVLEHAPCSVGIIIDRGLGGASHVSASEVNYSVLVLFFGGHDDREALAYGMRVAEHPGITLNVVRFIIDPAVIGASVHVDIVQNSSPVPASQEDEIFLSDMKQKSSGDSSIVFQDSIVKNVRETTEVIRGFKKCNLFIVGRMSEGQLVSAFDSKSHHCPELGPLGNLLISGEISTSASVLVVQQYRSELPQESLRSLRAGDSSRVGSSRIGHSAKGVDGDEEVTEI